In Astatotilapia calliptera chromosome 16, fAstCal1.2, whole genome shotgun sequence, one genomic interval encodes:
- the ehhadh gene encoding peroxisomal bifunctional enzyme, with translation MAQYTRVSGSVGLITLQSPPVNALSAAVRQGIVDLMQRALSEPEVKSVVICGQNGIFCGGADIKEFGGQMSGPPLIPMIHAIEAASKPVVAAIEGIALGGGLELALGCHYRIAHSKARVGLPEVTLGLLPGAGGSQRLPRLIGVPAALDLITTGRHVTAAEALKFGLVDQITDHNTVNVAVKFAQRVADQPLDARRISTYPCLCPSDVAVLFEEVMQRVRRTARGAIAPIACVQAVRAAATLPYNQGMERERELMATLFTSGQARALQYFFFAQRAVGRWSMPSGARWDTSKPRPVHKAAVIGLGTMGRGITVALAQAGFSVVAVETQEKQLMEAKQAISGMLERGAKRRGVAPALDKINYGRNIQSVADVDLVIEAVFEDMALKKKVFQQLSAVCKPSTFLCSNTSGLDIDQLACQTRNPELVVGMHFFAPAHVMKLLEVVYGPKSSPLAVATAMQLGKKIGKVSVAVGNCRGFVGNRMLKPYLEQALFLLEEGATPEFVDQVLEEFGFAMGVFRMSDLSGLDVGWKVRMADGLAMPDPTTGQPTRLRQGRRYSPLGDLLCEQGRFGQKTGRGWYQYDKPGSQVAKPDPWLHSFLDEYRARHALVAHRIDHQEVLERCLYSMINEGFRILEDGIAAGPEDIDVIYVFGYSWPRHHGGPMFYAATVGLNKVLERLEHYYQAHPDVPSLQPCHLLRKLVASGSPPIQKWREVIKKVRSQL, from the exons ATGGCTCAGTACACTCGCGTTTCGGGATCCGTGGGCTTGATTACTCTCCAAAGTCCTCCCGTTAATGCACTCAG TGCAGCGGTGAGGCAAGGCATTGTGGACTTGATGCAGAGAGCACTCAGTGAGCCAGAAGTGAAGTCTGTGGTCATCTGTGGCCAGAATGGGATATTCTGTGGGG GAGCAGACATCAAGGAGTTTGGGGGACAGATGTCTGGGCCTCCCCTGATACCGATGATCCATGCCATCGAGGCTGCTTCCAAGCCCGTGGTGGCAGCTATAGAGGGGATCGCTTTAGGTGGAGGCCTTGAGTTGGCACTTGGCTGTCATTATCGGATCGCACACTCTAAA GCCAGAGTGGGACTTCCAGAGGTGACTCTGGGGCTGCTGCCTGGTGCAGGGGGAAGCCAACGTTTGCCGAGGCTCATCGGTGTCCCGGCTGCCTTGGACCTCATCACCACAG GTCGCCACGTGACTGCCGCAGAGGCACTGAAATTCGGATTAGTGGACCAGATTACTGATCACAACACTGTGAATGTAGCTGTGAAGTTTGCCCAGCGAGTCGCAG ATCAGCCGCTGGATGCACGTCGTATAAGCACATATCCGTGTCTGTGCCCCTCTGATGTGGCTGTTCTGTTTGAGGAAGTGATGCAGAGGGTGCGCCGGACTGCCCGTGGAGCCATAGCACCGATTGCGTGTGTCCAGGCGGTGCGCGCAGCGGCCACCCTGCCCTACAATCAGGGAATGGAGCGGGAGAGAGAGCTGATGGCTACTCTCTTCACCTCTGGCCAGGCCCGCGCTCTGCAGTACTTTTTCTTTGCTCAGAGAGCCGTCGGCAGGTGGAGCATGCCCAGTGGAGCCCGCTGGGATACGAGCAAGCCCAGGCCTGTACATAAAGCAGCTGTGATTG GTCTTGGCACCATGGGAAGAGGCATAACTGTTGCCCTTGCACAGGCAGGGTTCTCCGTGGTAGCTGTGGAGACTCAAGAGAAGCAGCTGATGGAGGCAAAGCAGGCAATATCAGGCATGTTGGAGCGAGGGGCTAAGAGACGTGGGGTCGCTCCTGCTCTAGACAAGATCAATTACGGCCGTAACATCCAGTCGGTAGCAGATGTCGACCTTGTCATCGAAGCTGTGTTTGAGGACATGGCTCTGAAAAAGAAGGTCTTTCAGCAGCTGTCCGCTGTTTGTAAACCTAGCACGTTCCTGTGCTCAAACACCTCTGGATTAGATATCGACCAGCTGGCCTGTCAAACCCGCAACCCAGAGCTTGTGGTTGGGATGCACTTTTTTGCTCCAGCCCACGTCATGAAGCTGCTGGAGGTGGTTTATGGGCCAAAATCCTCTCCTCTTGCTGTGGCAACTGCCATGCAACTGGGAAAGAAAATTGGGAAAGTCAGTGTGGCGGTTGGAAATTGTCGGGGTTTTGTGGGGAACCGCATGCTGAAGCCGTATTTGGAacaagccctcttcttgttggaAGAGGGAGCCACACCTGAGTTTGTGGATCAAGTGCTGGAGGAGTTTGGGTTTGCCATGGGTGTGTTCAGAATGTCTGACCTCTCTGGGCTTGATGTGGGCTGGAAAGTGAGGATGGCTGATGGCTTGGCAATGCCCGACCCGACAACGGGACAGCCAACGAGGCTCCGACAAGGTCGTAGGTACAGCCCCCTGGGAGACCTGCTCTGCGAGCAGGGACGGTTTGGTCAGAAAACAGGCAGAGGGTGGTATCAGTATGATAAACCTGGCAGTCAGGTGGCTAAGCCTGACCCTTGGTTGCACAGCTTCCTTGATGAGTACCGAGCCCGGCACGCTTTGGTGGCACACCGCATAGACCACCAGGAGGTGCTGGAGCGCTGCCTCTATTCCATGATCAATGAGGGCTTCCGCATCCTGGAGGACGGAATAGCCGCAGGGCCTGAAGACATCGACGTCATTTACGTGTTTGGCTACAGCTGGCCTAGACACCACGGAGGCCCCATGTTTTACGCTGCCACAGTTGGCCTAAACAAAGTCCTTGAGAGGCTCGAGCACTACTACCAGGCTCACCCTGATGTGCCCAGCCTGCAGCCCTGCCACTTGCTCAGGAAGCTGGTGGCCAGCGGCAGCCCACCAATCCAAAAGTGGAGGGAAGTGATTAAGAAAGTCCGCAGCCAGCTGTAA